GAAGACGAGAGGGATGATAAGAAGAGGAGAGCTGAGCTTATTCTCAAACAATCTATGGAAAACCCACAAGAACTCACTCTGTTGTAGATTAGTTTATTGACTGGATTTGTTGGATGATGTAGGAATTGAGTTTGTAAAAATGAAGACCTTCAAGGGTTAACCCTTTTTTGTCTTGATTAAAACCTTTTTTTCTGTGGCTGTGACTtgtgttcgaatttttatttttattcttttatctttattgatttttttatctatcttttattaatattatttcatCTTTTATAAAAAACATCAATGTAATGGGATTGCATGGCTTCCCTCATTTTGAGGGAAAGGTTTCGGAAGTCTCTGCATTTCAGCATTTCATCGAAAAGGTAAGACTACATTACTCTGTTTTATCATCAAATTTTTAACCTTTGTTTATTTACTATTTTGTTTATGGATTCTTGatttaaaaaagtttttctAGAAAAATCGATTAATTTAATTAGGTAAATTTTTTTGATACACATAtagagtaaaaaaaatttagcaaAATAATGTTTTTAGTTCACTTGGttttaaattaaactaaattattAACTTTTCAgctttaaataataataaaagaattatgCTACGTGTACACCAAAATCAGTCACCAGAGTCAGTcatcaatataaaatacatactagaatataaatacacattgaaaataaattaaatcacaaatgtatttatacacaaaatTAGAAATATATTGGTAGCTGATTTTATTAGTAGTTGACTTTGGTGTACAATAGCatttttgaatataaaaaatcaaCTTTTAATTAGCTAATATTATTagtcaattttttattataaaattattttttaaacttttatttttttttgaaaacttagagttagaatttaaaattagataaaaattcaTATGCAAATGTCCTCATGTAAAATTGgtagttaaaaataattaaataatttgatatatttgactaaattattatttaatgatttttaattatatcaattttatATGAAGACAGTTATACAtaaatttctattttaaaattaagagtataatttaaaatttaagacttaaaatttataacaaaaaaaaatcttagaaaattaatgaatattaaccgaaaaaaaaaaattgagtccCTTTTTAAACTTTCTCTATATTAGTTAATACTTAATATATAGTATACCTTGAACATCAACTATTTGTGCATCAAGAACGTTGTCCACTGAAAGACCATATTTTCTCATCATATTGCCATAGCCACCACCACTTATGTGCCGTCCAACACCCACTGTGGGACAAACCCCTGCTGGAAATCCATGACCTTTACTCTTCTTAGCAATATTATAGTACACCTCACCTAACTGTGCACCAGCCTGCACCCAAGCTGTTTCACTTTCTATGTCAACCTCAATGGATCTCAGGTTGAACATGTCTAGGATGAAGAACGGCACTTCAGCCACATATGACACTCCTTCGTAGTCATGGCCGCCGCTTCGAATTTTCATTTGCAGGTTGTGCTTTTGACCACAAACAACGGCTGCTTGCACGTGAGATACATGCAAAGCAGTGATTATCAGGTATGGTTTTCTTGTTGTCGACGTGTTGAAACGAAGGTTTCTAACGTAGGAATCCAACACCGAAGTGAATAAGGCATTCTTTGGTGTGAAAATTGCTGAGCTTATTGGGTGAGAAGAATCTGAATGGTTTACAAGGCAATGAATGAATGTCTTGTGAGCTGAGGGATTTGAATTTGAAGCTGAAGTTGAACATGGTGCTAAGGAAACTAATAACACAACAATAATGGGAACTAATAGTAACGATGATAATGCTCTAATATTATTAGAACGAACtaccatttttttttctttatcttaGCTTAATAATGTTtctgtatattaatttttaacaaagataagagtattttttttatgatgagtCTATATTTTTTGGCATGGTTTGTGTTGGAATTTATAAGGCGCCCTTGAACATGCAAAAACAAATATTACAGAATGAAATAATGAGAACATACAAAACCGgcttgggttacctcccaattTGACCCATGAATTTTTAAGAAGAACAAATCCATAATGTAACTCAATTATCCTTTGACCTCacaacacatatatatatattgatttatATTACGTTACGTTTGTCAATgttgttatttctttttttttttgggtgaaAGTCAATATTGTTATTTCTAACATAGTGAACTGTTGCTTACAAGATgagataataattaaaaagactcaagaactaataattaaaattaattttaaatgcGTAGTAATTTTTAGATTTTGCGTTGGAtgtgcaaattttttttttcctcgTAACAATTTTAATCTCTGTCTCACTCATATTTTGGTCTTTCGCTTAATAAAGGGGGAAAGGGagattattattttattttagatttttgaatATAAACTCATCATCAatgattataataatattagaaaaataaaatataacacaAAATTAGCTTATTTAACTTAACAtttacaattattattatattatcttaCAAATTACAATAGATAATATTTTGACGCCATAATATTGACGTGGTGTATTTTTGTGCGAATATGTATATTTCTCTCTTATTAGAATATTTTACAAAagtattttcttttaaattatacaaaaattgatatttgatgactaaaattttactaattattaGTTATTCTAataaatcttttatatttttttttatgtatcaattttaattaatatgatttataaataaaatatatattttattattagtgTTTGTTACGGTATGATAATAAATTTATACGTACCGATATAATAAAAACGTGGACAAATAACAAAACGCCATGTGGATTATATTATCTCTGTCagcatttaatttttatttttttaaaatatatatctttacattatttttactaaaatacccttatcatttaataaaaataaaaaatattttttatataaatatgcAAAAAAGACTTAAATGTCcttttttttaatgttaaataaaaattatcattttaaattaattaaattttaacattcaactaactttaatcttatattttaaaatcttaaataatttaaaaaaacaaaacaaaaacacatGAACAGAGAAGTTGGTGGCAAACCTAATAGCATGCGAAGCTGCTATGATGATACAGAGAAACTGAAGGAACCGAGACATCACTTCTTGTTTCAGAGTCAATGCAGATTATGACACCACTCCCTTTTATTAATGAATTAATCAATTCAGCAAGCTAGGCTAGTCCACCAACAACTAGAAAACCAGTCCCAATTTGCATTCCTTC
The genomic region above belongs to Arachis stenosperma cultivar V10309 chromosome 5, arast.V10309.gnm1.PFL2, whole genome shotgun sequence and contains:
- the LOC130980506 gene encoding berberine bridge enzyme-like 8, which produces MVVRSNNIRALSSLLLVPIIVVLLVSLAPCSTSASNSNPSAHKTFIHCLVNHSDSSHPISSAIFTPKNALFTSVLDSYVRNLRFNTSTTRKPYLIITALHVSHVQAAVVCGQKHNLQMKIRSGGHDYEGVSYVAEVPFFILDMFNLRSIEVDIESETAWVQAGAQLGEVYYNIAKKSKGHGFPAGVCPTVGVGRHISGGGYGNMMRKYGLSVDNVLDAQIVDVQGILYIKY